One window of the Archangium primigenium genome contains the following:
- a CDS encoding DUF2252 domain-containing protein: MTSSRFPVRALCGLLLALSLPSAHAAQSRTAFVVDELNAFNGTLPPGLLAEKYTRMKASAFAFFRGSNHLYWKDLGASPLLATYGGTRATRTWLSGDMHLNNTGAFDDDTGDIVFGLNDFDEAVIGDYQLDVWRLATSLLLAAREAGTFSTADQEVLVDAFSKAYLDTMKGYAGNNGETTRKFRASNTYGLLNDFLDDVSAKNTRAKLLDTWTARVQGVRQFSFTSPEAAPVSVTVRNDLVSRMSAYRATLGGGTTWPSGYFTVKDVMQRLGAGIGSTGATRYYVLIEGATSSPDDDRILEWKAQRAPSAWPHVGAEQVGQTNATSGGDLAARVVVAAKALGYRVDDHLGWTTLADGQPYSVRELSPWKASFPVEDLTTLTRFTHLAEQWGQVLATHHARADKDWNASVFPHSLDGEIQSRTDKDAAGFRARVRAVATDYAQQVKFDYDSFRSRF; this comes from the coding sequence ATGACGTCTTCCCGCTTCCCGGTCCGCGCCCTGTGCGGCCTGCTGCTCGCCCTGAGCCTGCCCTCCGCCCACGCCGCCCAGAGCCGCACCGCGTTCGTGGTGGACGAGCTCAACGCCTTCAACGGCACCCTTCCGCCCGGCCTCCTGGCCGAGAAGTACACGCGCATGAAGGCGTCCGCCTTCGCCTTCTTCCGGGGCAGCAACCACCTGTACTGGAAGGACCTCGGCGCCTCGCCGCTGCTGGCCACCTACGGCGGCACCCGCGCCACGCGCACCTGGCTGTCCGGGGACATGCACCTGAACAACACCGGCGCGTTCGACGACGACACGGGCGACATCGTCTTCGGCCTCAACGACTTCGACGAGGCCGTCATCGGCGACTACCAGCTCGACGTGTGGCGCCTGGCCACCAGCCTGCTGCTCGCGGCGCGGGAGGCCGGCACGTTCAGCACCGCGGATCAGGAAGTGCTCGTGGATGCCTTTTCCAAGGCCTACCTCGACACGATGAAGGGTTACGCCGGCAACAACGGCGAGACCACCCGGAAGTTCCGCGCGAGCAACACCTATGGCCTGCTCAATGACTTCCTGGACGACGTGAGCGCCAAGAACACCCGCGCGAAGCTGCTCGACACGTGGACCGCCCGTGTCCAGGGCGTGCGCCAGTTCAGCTTCACGTCCCCGGAGGCCGCCCCGGTGTCGGTCACCGTGCGGAATGACCTCGTCTCCCGGATGAGCGCCTACCGCGCCACGCTCGGCGGCGGAACGACGTGGCCCTCGGGCTACTTCACGGTGAAGGACGTCATGCAGCGGCTGGGCGCGGGGATCGGCTCGACCGGCGCCACCCGCTACTACGTGCTCATCGAGGGCGCCACCTCGTCCCCGGACGACGACCGGATCCTCGAGTGGAAGGCGCAGCGCGCCCCCAGTGCCTGGCCCCACGTCGGCGCCGAGCAGGTGGGCCAGACGAACGCCACCAGCGGGGGTGACCTGGCCGCGCGGGTCGTGGTGGCGGCCAAGGCGCTCGGCTACCGGGTGGACGATCACCTCGGGTGGACCACGCTGGCGGACGGCCAGCCCTACAGCGTGCGCGAGCTGTCCCCCTGGAAGGCGTCCTTTCCCGTGGAGGATCTCACCACGCTCACGCGCTTCACCCATCTCGCCGAGCAGTGGGGCCAGGTGCTCGCCACCCACCATGCCCGCGCCGACAAGGATTGGAATGCCTCGGTCTTCCCCCACTCGCTCGATGGGGAGATTCAATCCCGCACGGACAAGGACGCCGCGGGCTTCCGGGCCCGGGTGCGTGCCGTCGCCACCGACTACGCCCAACAGGTGAAGTTCGACTACGACAGCTTCCGCTCGCGCTTTTGA
- a CDS encoding exodeoxyribonuclease III, which produces MKIAAWNVNSVRARLDRLVDWLKSAQPDVLCLQELKCTEADFPREAILAAGYHAAVHGQKTYNGVAILARTPPTDVVVGLADGVEDTHARVIAATVDGVRVLSVYAPNGQEVESEAYHYKLAFYARLRRYLDTRHKPDEPLALCGDWNVAPEPIDVWDVAVWEGHTLFTPKERAAWKALCDFGLTDTFRAQHPDVKKFSWWDYRMLQFQKNQGVRIDHVLASAPLTQRLVAADVDREARKGKQPSDHAPVWAEFKA; this is translated from the coding sequence ATGAAGATCGCCGCCTGGAACGTGAACTCGGTCCGCGCCCGCCTGGACAGGCTGGTGGACTGGCTGAAGAGTGCCCAACCCGACGTGCTGTGCCTGCAGGAGCTCAAGTGCACGGAGGCGGACTTCCCCCGGGAGGCGATCCTCGCGGCGGGCTACCACGCGGCGGTGCACGGGCAGAAGACGTACAACGGGGTGGCCATCCTGGCGCGCACGCCGCCCACGGACGTGGTGGTGGGCCTGGCGGACGGCGTGGAGGACACCCACGCCCGGGTGATCGCCGCCACGGTGGACGGCGTGCGGGTGCTCAGCGTGTACGCGCCCAACGGCCAGGAGGTGGAGTCGGAGGCGTACCACTACAAGCTGGCCTTCTACGCCCGGCTGCGGCGCTACCTGGACACGCGGCACAAGCCGGACGAGCCGCTGGCGCTCTGTGGGGACTGGAACGTGGCGCCCGAGCCCATCGACGTCTGGGACGTGGCCGTGTGGGAAGGGCACACGCTCTTCACCCCGAAGGAGCGCGCGGCTTGGAAGGCCCTGTGTGACTTCGGCCTGACGGACACCTTCCGTGCCCAGCACCCGGACGTGAAGAAGTTCAGCTGGTGGGACTACCGCATGCTCCAGTTCCAGAAGAACCAGGGCGTGCGCATCGATCATGTGCTCGCGTCGGCGCCCCTCACCCAGCGGCTGGTGGCGGCGGACGTGGACCGCGAGGCGCGCAAGGGCAAGCAGCCCTCGGATCACGCGCCGGTGTGGGCCGAGTTCAAGGCCTGA
- a CDS encoding GMC oxidoreductase, whose protein sequence is MDFDCDWLIIGSGFGGSVSALRLTEKGYRVVLLEKGRRLAGEDFPKTNWDLKKWLWMPWLGWRGLFKMTLFRHVTVLSGVGVGGGSLVYANTLPLPKDAFFQAPSWGGLAKWREELAPHYATARRMLGATVNPLRTLPDDILQQVGKELGREDFQPATVSVYFGTPGQTVPDPYFGGEGPARTGCTACGGCMTGCRHNAKNSLDKNYLYLAEKRGLRLHADTEVTWVRPLPEGGYEVQALEGTTRRSRQARTFTARQVVFAGGVLGSVELLLKLKASADGLPRLSDRLGDGVRTNSEALIGVVAGKRFADQDLSKGIAIGSILHTDAHSHLEPVRYADGSDFFRALMAPHVGGATALSRLAGLVGLFLRHPLKALRPWFTRGFARRSMILLYMRTLDGHLRMRRGRGVLTGGRSGLMTALQAGPAPTAHMPEATDLARRVADKLEGLPMTLASETLMGIPTTAHILGGCCMGDSPETGVIDSQHRLFGYPGLYVIDGSAISANPGVNPSLTITALAERAMSFVPARAVRPTPDEPRAL, encoded by the coding sequence ATGGATTTCGACTGCGACTGGCTCATCATCGGCTCGGGCTTTGGCGGCAGCGTGAGCGCGCTGCGCCTGACGGAGAAGGGCTACCGGGTGGTGTTGTTGGAGAAGGGCCGGCGGCTCGCGGGCGAGGACTTTCCCAAGACGAACTGGGACTTGAAGAAGTGGCTGTGGATGCCGTGGCTGGGCTGGCGGGGCCTCTTCAAGATGACGCTCTTCCGGCACGTCACGGTGCTCTCGGGCGTGGGCGTGGGCGGGGGCTCGCTGGTGTACGCCAACACGCTGCCCCTGCCGAAGGACGCCTTCTTCCAGGCGCCCTCCTGGGGAGGGCTCGCGAAGTGGCGCGAGGAATTGGCGCCGCACTACGCCACCGCGCGCCGGATGCTGGGCGCCACGGTGAATCCGCTGCGCACGCTGCCCGACGACATCCTCCAGCAGGTGGGCAAGGAACTGGGCCGCGAGGACTTCCAGCCCGCCACGGTCTCCGTCTATTTCGGCACGCCTGGCCAGACGGTGCCGGACCCGTACTTCGGCGGCGAGGGGCCCGCGCGCACCGGCTGCACGGCCTGTGGCGGGTGCATGACGGGCTGTCGGCACAACGCGAAGAACTCGTTGGACAAGAACTACCTCTACCTGGCGGAGAAGCGCGGGCTGCGGCTGCACGCGGACACCGAGGTCACCTGGGTGCGGCCCCTGCCCGAGGGGGGCTATGAAGTCCAAGCCCTGGAAGGCACGACCCGGCGGTCCCGCCAGGCCCGGACGTTCACCGCGCGCCAGGTCGTCTTCGCGGGCGGGGTGCTGGGCTCGGTGGAGCTGCTGCTCAAGCTCAAGGCCTCGGCGGACGGTCTGCCCCGGCTGTCGGATCGGCTGGGCGATGGCGTGCGCACCAACTCCGAGGCCCTCATCGGCGTGGTGGCCGGCAAGCGCTTCGCGGACCAGGATCTGTCCAAGGGCATCGCCATCGGCTCCATCCTCCACACGGATGCGCACTCGCACCTGGAGCCGGTGCGCTACGCGGACGGCTCGGACTTCTTCCGCGCGCTGATGGCGCCGCACGTGGGGGGCGCCACGGCCCTGTCCCGGCTGGCGGGGCTGGTGGGCCTCTTCCTGCGCCATCCGCTCAAGGCCCTGCGCCCCTGGTTCACGCGGGGCTTCGCGCGGCGCTCGATGATCCTCCTCTACATGCGCACGCTGGACGGGCACCTGCGCATGCGGCGGGGCCGGGGCGTGCTCACGGGAGGGCGCTCGGGACTGATGACGGCGCTCCAGGCGGGACCCGCGCCCACCGCGCACATGCCCGAGGCCACGGACCTGGCCCGGCGGGTGGCGGACAAGCTGGAGGGCCTGCCCATGACCCTGGCCTCCGAGACGCTCATGGGCATCCCCACCACGGCGCACATCCTGGGCGGCTGTTGCATGGGCGACTCCCCGGAGACGGGCGTCATCGACAGTCAGCATCGGCTCTTTGGCTACCCGGGGCTCTATGTCATCGATGGCTCGGCCATTTCCGCCAACCCGGGCGTCAATCCCTCGCTCACCATCACCGCGCTGGCCGAGCGGGCCATGTCCTTCGTCCCCGCGCGCGCCGTGAGGCCCACCCCCGATGAACCCCGTGCCCTTTAG
- a CDS encoding acyl-CoA dehydrogenase family protein: MDELSRFLLSQPPEPPVLDSVDAWWTRHLALALRFSTPVDVAFAGGFSADRLAYAFASGYHSALRALLPGLPREHRYALCATEAQGGHPAAMATRLSGPSGGPWRLEGTKTFVTLGRAADELLVVATEGQDERGRNRLRLVRLDARRAGVSLSDLPPPPFVPELPHAELRLEAVEVRPGEVLPGDGYERFVKPFRTVEDCHVFAAVLGWLLQVARRSGWPDETREGLLALGVMLRGLALAHPAAPETHLALAGAMDLLRGQLEALAPLWERVDVTTRERWERDRLLLQVAGKARAKRRESARDKLSLVVRT; the protein is encoded by the coding sequence ATGGACGAGCTCTCGCGCTTCCTCCTCTCGCAGCCTCCCGAACCGCCCGTGCTCGACTCCGTCGACGCCTGGTGGACGCGGCACCTGGCGCTGGCCTTGCGCTTCTCCACGCCCGTGGACGTGGCGTTCGCCGGAGGGTTCTCCGCGGATCGCCTGGCCTATGCGTTCGCGTCGGGCTACCACTCGGCGCTGCGGGCGCTGTTGCCGGGCCTGCCGCGGGAGCACCGCTACGCCCTGTGCGCCACCGAGGCCCAGGGCGGCCACCCCGCGGCCATGGCCACGCGGCTCTCCGGCCCGAGCGGAGGCCCCTGGCGACTGGAGGGCACCAAGACGTTCGTCACCCTGGGTCGGGCGGCGGACGAACTGCTCGTGGTGGCCACCGAGGGTCAGGACGAGCGGGGCCGCAACCGGTTGCGGCTGGTGCGGCTCGATGCCCGGCGCGCGGGGGTGAGCCTGAGCGACCTGCCGCCGCCGCCCTTCGTGCCGGAGCTTCCCCATGCCGAGCTGCGGTTGGAGGCGGTGGAGGTCCGGCCCGGGGAGGTGCTGCCCGGCGACGGGTACGAGCGCTTCGTCAAACCGTTCCGGACGGTGGAGGACTGCCACGTGTTCGCGGCGGTGCTCGGCTGGCTGCTCCAGGTGGCGCGGCGCTCGGGGTGGCCGGACGAGACGCGGGAGGGGCTGCTCGCCCTGGGAGTGATGCTGCGAGGGCTCGCCCTGGCCCACCCCGCCGCGCCCGAGACCCACCTGGCGCTCGCGGGCGCGATGGACCTGCTGAGGGGCCAACTCGAGGCCCTGGCCCCGCTCTGGGAGCGGGTGGACGTCACGACGCGTGAGCGCTGGGAGCGGGACCGGCTGTTGCTCCAGGTGGCGGGCAAGGCGCGCGCGAAGCGCCGGGAGAGCGCGCGTGACAAGCTGTCCCTGGTGGTTCGGACGTAG
- a CDS encoding FmdE family protein, which translates to MRLSSLLLLPSLLLGCATATPAPAPAIPDASEAALARIRVVHGGAGPWVVAGYRMGASALRTLGVSAGSFDLEVAHHAPAQVQYTCIADGAAAATGASLGKLNLALVEEAEASRVATTYRRRSTGASVTLRPTAAFVARYRDLPRERLAEAGREVLDLPDAEVFEAVP; encoded by the coding sequence ATGCGCCTGTCCTCGCTCCTCCTCCTGCCCTCCCTGCTGCTCGGCTGCGCGACCGCGACCCCCGCGCCCGCCCCCGCCATCCCGGACGCCTCCGAGGCCGCCCTGGCCCGCATCCGCGTCGTCCATGGCGGCGCGGGCCCCTGGGTGGTGGCGGGCTACCGCATGGGCGCGTCCGCGCTGCGCACGCTCGGCGTGTCCGCCGGGAGCTTCGATCTGGAGGTGGCGCACCACGCCCCGGCCCAGGTGCAATACACCTGCATCGCGGACGGCGCGGCGGCGGCCACCGGGGCGAGCCTCGGCAAGCTCAACCTCGCGCTCGTGGAGGAGGCCGAGGCGTCCCGGGTGGCGACCACCTACCGGCGCCGCTCCACGGGCGCCAGCGTCACGCTGCGCCCCACCGCCGCCTTCGTGGCACGCTACCGGGACTTGCCCCGCGAGCGGCTGGCCGAGGCGGGCCGCGAGGTCCTCGACCTGCCCGACGCCGAGGTCTTCGAGGCCGTGCCCTGA
- a CDS encoding S8 family serine peptidase: MKLNRMLLACGVLGVSACGAPPAEEPEQVIGSKEVGQLAQLLRKPNAVRGEYIVVLREDVKGVARVSPSQLAEEMVRTRGGDVLHTYQHVLKGFSARLSEERVRELLADPRVAYIEENGVKSVSGSGSQSSATWGLDRTDQRTLPLNSTYSYNFDGTGVHAYIIDTGMRLTHSQFTGRLGNGFDSITAGGTAADCHGHGTHVGGTVGGTTHGIAKKVTLHPVRVLDCTGYGSDEQVIAGLDWVTANHIKPAVANMSLGGDASQALDDAVERTIAAGVVVAVAAGNDSSNGCNYSPARTPNAITVGATTTSDARASYSNFGTCLDIFAPGSNITSASYSGNTSTTSMSGTSMASPHVAGVAALYLEANPSATPAQVTAALTAGATTGRVGSPGTGSPNLLLYSMFITSGGGTADTTAPSTTLTSPAGGATVSGTTTLSASASDDVGVTKVEFYVGTSLVGSATAAPYSASWNTSALADGTYALTTKAYDAAGNVGTSSAVSVTVRNGTGGTCSTTEQLLLNAGFESGATGWTQSTGVIDGTTSGSTARTGSYKAWLNGVGATNTETLSQQVTLPSTACAATLSFWVKIVTSETTTTTAYDKLTVQVLNSAGTALATLATYSNVNKSTDYVQKSFDLSAYKGQTVRVSFKGTEDSSYKTSFFLDDTALSITR; encoded by the coding sequence ATGAAGCTGAATCGGATGCTGCTCGCCTGTGGTGTGTTGGGTGTGTCCGCGTGCGGAGCGCCCCCGGCCGAGGAGCCGGAGCAGGTCATCGGGTCGAAGGAGGTGGGGCAGCTGGCCCAGCTGCTGCGCAAGCCCAACGCGGTGCGGGGCGAGTACATCGTCGTGCTGCGCGAGGACGTGAAGGGCGTGGCCCGGGTCAGTCCCTCGCAGCTGGCCGAGGAGATGGTGCGCACGCGCGGCGGTGACGTGCTGCACACCTACCAGCACGTGCTCAAGGGCTTCTCGGCGCGCCTGAGCGAGGAGCGCGTGCGCGAGCTGCTGGCGGATCCGCGCGTGGCGTACATCGAGGAGAACGGCGTGAAGTCGGTGTCGGGCTCGGGCAGCCAGTCGAGCGCGACGTGGGGCCTGGACCGCACGGATCAGCGCACCCTGCCGCTCAACTCCACGTACAGCTACAACTTCGATGGCACGGGGGTGCACGCGTACATCATCGACACGGGCATGCGCCTCACGCACTCGCAGTTCACCGGGCGCCTGGGCAACGGCTTCGACTCCATCACCGCGGGCGGGACGGCCGCGGACTGCCACGGCCACGGCACGCACGTGGGCGGCACGGTGGGCGGCACCACGCACGGCATCGCGAAGAAGGTGACGCTGCACCCGGTGCGCGTGCTGGACTGCACGGGCTACGGCTCGGACGAGCAGGTCATCGCCGGCCTGGACTGGGTGACGGCCAACCACATCAAGCCGGCCGTGGCCAACATGAGCCTGGGCGGTGACGCGTCGCAGGCGCTGGATGACGCGGTGGAGCGCACCATCGCCGCGGGCGTGGTGGTCGCGGTCGCCGCGGGCAATGACAGCTCCAACGGCTGCAACTACTCCCCGGCGCGCACGCCCAACGCCATCACCGTGGGCGCCACCACGACGAGCGACGCGCGCGCCTCGTACTCCAACTTCGGCACGTGTCTGGACATCTTCGCGCCGGGCTCGAACATCACCTCCGCCTCGTACTCGGGCAACACGTCCACCACCTCCATGAGCGGCACGTCCATGGCCTCGCCGCACGTGGCGGGCGTGGCGGCGCTCTACCTGGAGGCCAACCCCTCGGCCACGCCGGCCCAGGTGACGGCGGCGCTGACGGCCGGCGCGACGACGGGCCGGGTGGGCAGCCCCGGCACGGGCTCGCCCAACCTCCTGCTCTACTCGATGTTCATCACCAGCGGAGGCGGCACGGCGGACACCACGGCGCCCTCCACCACCCTCACGTCGCCGGCGGGCGGCGCCACGGTGAGCGGCACCACGACCCTGAGCGCTTCCGCCTCGGACGACGTGGGCGTGACCAAGGTGGAGTTCTACGTGGGCACGAGCCTGGTGGGCAGCGCCACCGCGGCGCCCTACAGCGCGAGCTGGAACACCTCGGCCCTGGCCGATGGCACCTACGCGCTCACCACCAAGGCCTATGACGCGGCGGGCAACGTGGGCACCTCGTCCGCGGTGTCCGTGACGGTGCGCAATGGCACGGGCGGCACCTGCTCCACCACCGAGCAGCTCCTGCTCAACGCGGGCTTCGAGAGCGGCGCCACCGGCTGGACACAGTCCACGGGCGTCATCGACGGGACGACCTCGGGCAGCACGGCGCGCACGGGCAGCTACAAGGCGTGGCTCAACGGCGTGGGCGCCACCAACACGGAGACGCTCTCCCAGCAGGTGACCCTCCCCTCCACGGCCTGCGCGGCGACGCTGTCCTTCTGGGTGAAGATCGTCACCTCGGAGACCACGACCACCACGGCCTACGACAAGCTCACGGTGCAGGTGCTCAACAGCGCGGGCACGGCCCTGGCCACGCTGGCCACCTACAGCAACGTGAACAAGTCCACCGACTACGTGCAGAAGTCCTTCGACCTGAGCGCCTACAAGGGCCAGACCGTCCGCGTGTCCTTCAAGGGCACCGAGGACAGCTCGTACAAGACGAGCTTCTTCCTCGATGACACCGCGCTGAGCATCACCCGCTAG
- a CDS encoding DUF5872 domain-containing protein, with protein MAAKKTQGARSRSSASRYTRPALRERLKKKIQASDKGGKPGQWSARKSQLLAQEYKKAGGGYTGGKGQAQKSLDRWTDEKWQTREGSARARHGRTTSRYLPKKAWDALSEGEKKATDTKKRVASRGGKQFVANTPAAKVARKKATKTATKKAQGTASKTSASGRSRTSRPASASRSRGKSR; from the coding sequence ATGGCAGCCAAGAAGACCCAGGGTGCGCGCTCGCGCTCCTCCGCGAGCCGGTACACGCGCCCCGCGCTGCGCGAGCGGCTCAAGAAGAAGATCCAGGCGAGTGACAAGGGGGGCAAGCCCGGCCAGTGGAGCGCGCGCAAGTCGCAGCTCCTCGCCCAGGAATACAAGAAGGCGGGGGGCGGCTACACGGGCGGCAAGGGTCAGGCGCAGAAGTCCCTGGATCGCTGGACGGACGAGAAGTGGCAGACGCGCGAGGGGAGTGCCCGGGCGCGCCATGGCCGCACCACCTCGCGCTACCTGCCCAAGAAGGCCTGGGACGCGCTGAGCGAGGGCGAGAAGAAGGCCACGGACACGAAGAAGCGCGTGGCCTCACGGGGCGGCAAGCAGTTCGTGGCCAACACCCCGGCGGCCAAGGTGGCCCGGAAGAAGGCCACGAAAACGGCCACGAAGAAGGCTCAGGGCACGGCCTCGAAGACCTCGGCGTCGGGCAGGTCGAGGACCTCGCGGCCCGCCTCGGCCAGCCGCTCGCGGGGCAAGTCCCGGTAG
- a CDS encoding tetratricopeptide repeat protein codes for MRTSVLFASILTLCLAACESGSLRRSQVPLAPPEHLLAPEAEGTPAVSSPPAEAVLPESPPDRFSLAEDLAPAEPSDELSLPHEAHLAPVDHLGRARALRAEGDLSGALTEVRRAVHDAGDDLDARETALDHLIPLARLMGKKLLAADAYTELAHLFPEGPEPLVQKARVLLEVGDVEGSLRAAEAALLLDPEYPEVYQVLGRGHLAAGELGEAIVRFQQAVHLDPYHGYALNNLGLAWLLTGRDAEAAEALAQAAYLLPYEGFVHNNLGLAYERLGRYEEAAMAFDTATRLTPGSARARLNKARLERQPQASAPLQARRSAHTADSAAR; via the coding sequence ATGAGGACGTCCGTTCTGTTCGCCAGCATCCTGACCCTCTGCCTCGCCGCCTGTGAGTCGGGTTCGCTGCGACGGAGCCAGGTGCCCCTCGCCCCGCCCGAGCACCTGCTCGCGCCCGAGGCGGAAGGCACGCCCGCCGTCTCCAGCCCCCCCGCGGAGGCCGTGCTCCCCGAGTCCCCCCCGGACCGCTTCTCGCTCGCCGAGGACCTGGCGCCCGCGGAGCCGTCGGATGAACTGTCGCTCCCGCACGAGGCGCACCTGGCGCCGGTGGACCACCTGGGCCGGGCCCGGGCGCTGCGCGCCGAAGGTGACCTCTCAGGTGCCCTCACCGAGGTTCGCCGCGCCGTGCACGACGCCGGGGACGACCTGGACGCGCGCGAGACGGCGTTGGATCACCTCATCCCCCTGGCGCGGCTCATGGGCAAGAAGCTGCTGGCGGCGGACGCGTACACGGAACTGGCGCACCTGTTCCCGGAGGGCCCCGAGCCCCTGGTGCAGAAGGCGCGGGTCCTCCTGGAGGTGGGGGACGTGGAGGGCTCGCTCCGGGCCGCCGAGGCCGCGCTGCTGCTCGACCCCGAGTACCCCGAGGTGTACCAGGTGCTCGGCCGGGGCCATCTGGCCGCCGGAGAGCTGGGCGAGGCCATCGTCCGCTTCCAGCAGGCGGTGCATCTGGACCCCTACCACGGCTACGCCCTGAACAACCTGGGGCTCGCCTGGCTGCTCACCGGCCGTGACGCCGAAGCGGCGGAGGCGCTCGCCCAGGCGGCCTACCTGCTGCCCTACGAAGGCTTCGTCCACAACAACCTGGGGCTCGCCTACGAGCGCCTGGGACGGTACGAGGAGGCCGCCATGGCCTTCGACACCGCCACGCGTCTGACCCCGGGCAGTGCCCGCGCCCGCCTCAACAAGGCGCGGCTCGAGCGCCAGCCCCAGGCCTCCGCCCCCCTCCAGGCGCGCCGGAGCGCGCACACGGCGGACAGCGCCGCCCGTTAG